The following coding sequences lie in one Arachis ipaensis cultivar K30076 chromosome B03, Araip1.1, whole genome shotgun sequence genomic window:
- the LOC107628998 gene encoding beta-glucosidase 13 isoform X1, translating into MSMGMAISFHGNRGFVLLLGVLALLVSNSCSDDVASLNRSSFPAGFIFGTASASYQYEGAANEGGKGPSTWDTLTHKHPEKIQDRSNGDVAVDQYHRYKEDVGIMKYMNTDAYRFSISWSRILPKGKISSGINQEGIKYYNNLINELLANGLQPFVTLFHWDLPQALQDEYSGFYSPNIIKDFQDYSELCFKEFGDRVKHWITLNEPWSYCYGLDKPYLAAHYQLLAHAAAVQIYKAKYQVSQKGLIGITLNSNWFLPYTNNNLDILAAQRALDFMFGWFMEPITRGKYPKSMQQYVGSRLPSFSKEQSKQLIGSFDFIGLNYYTSNYAAHLLHENNDNTKPNYFTDSHVNTTTERNGIPIGPRAASTWLYVYPKGIREILLYTKKTYNNPLIYITENGIDEFNDPTLPLEEALMDTFRIDYYYRHLYYVSTAIKDGVNIKGYFAWSLLDNFEWGNGYTVRFGINFVDYKDNLKRHQKLSAHWFRNFLKKY; encoded by the exons ATGAGTATGGGTATGGCAATTTCATTCCATGGCAATAGAGGTTTTGTTCTCCTCCTTGGTGTTTTGGCTCTTCTTGTTAGCAACTCATGCTCCGACGACGTTGCGTCGCTAAACCGGAGTAGTTTTCCGGCAGGTTTCATCTTTGGGACTGCCTCCGCTTCTTACCAG TATGAAGGTGCTGCAAATGAAGGTGGCAAGGGACCAAGTACATGGGACACCTTAACTCATAAACACCCAG AAAAAATACAAGACAGAAGTAATGGAGATGTAGCGGTTGATCAGTATCATCGTTATAAG gaAGATGTTGGGATCATGAAGTATATGAATACGGATGCTTACAGATTCTCCATTTCTTGGTCAAGAATATTGCCGA AAGGAAAAATTAGTTCGGGTATAAATCAAGAAGGAATCAAATATTACAACAACCTTATCAACGAGCTTCTGGCTAATG GTCTACAACCATTTGTGACCCTTTTCCATTGGGATCTTCCCCAAGCCTTACAAGATGAGTACAGTGGCTTCTACAGCCCTAATATAAT AAAGGACTTTCAAGATTATTCAGAGTTGTGCTTTAAAGAATTTGGAGACAGAGTGAAACATTGGATTACACTTAACGAACCATGGAGTTATTGTTATGGTTTAGATAAGCCTTATCTCGCCGCACACTACCAACTCCTTGCTCATGCCGCTGCAGTCCAAATTTATAAAGCTAAATATCag GTTTCTCAGAAAGGTTTGATAGGCATCACGTTAAATTCTAATTGGTTCTTGCCATACACAAACAACAATTTGGATATCCTTGCTGCTCAACGAGCTCTTGATTTCATGTTTGGATG gttTATGGAACCAATAACAAGAGGAAAGTATCCAAAATCCATGCAGCAATATGTGGGAAGCCGGTTACCAAGTTTCAGCAAAGAGCAATCTAAGCAACTTATAGGTTCATTTGATTTTATTGGACTCAATTATTACACTTCTAATTATGCTGCTCATTTACTCCATGAAAACAATGACAATACCAAACCAAACTATTTCACCGATTCACATGTCAATACGACAA CTGAGCGAAATGGGATACCCATTGGGCCAAGG GCTGCTTCAACTTGGCTATATGTATATCCAAAGGGAATTCGAGAGATATTGTTGTACACAAAGAAAACATATAACAACCCTTTGATTTACATCACAGAAAATGGTATCGATGAGTTCAATGATCCAACACTACCACTTGAAGAGGCCCTCATGGATACTTTTAGAATTGACTATTATTATCGCCATCTTTATTATGTTTCAACCGCAATCAA GGATGGAGtgaatataaaagggtattttgcATGGTCACTATTGGACAACTTTGAATGGGGCAATGGTTACACCGTGCGTTTTGGAATTAACTTTGTTGATTATAAAGATAATTTGAAAAGGCACCAAAAACTTTCTGCTCATTGGTTTAggaattttcttaaaaaatattag
- the LOC107628998 gene encoding beta-glucosidase 13 isoform X2 yields the protein MSMGMAISFHGNRGFVLLLGVLALLVSNSCSDDVASLNRSSFPAGFIFGTASASYQYEGAANEGGKGPSTWDTLTHKHPEKIQDRSNGDVAVDQYHRYKEDVGIMKYMNTDAYRFSISWSRILPKGKISSGINQEGIKYYNNLINELLANGLQPFVTLFHWDLPQALQDEYSGFYSPNIIKDFQDYSELCFKEFGDRVKHWITLNEPWSYCYGLDKPYLAAHYQLLAHAAAVQIYKAKYQVSQKGLIGITLNSNWFLPYTNNNLDILAAQRALDFMFGWFMEPITRGKYPKSMQQYVGSRLPSFSKEQSKQLIAERNGIPIGPRAASTWLYVYPKGIREILLYTKKTYNNPLIYITENGIDEFNDPTLPLEEALMDTFRIDYYYRHLYYVSTAIKDGVNIKGYFAWSLLDNFEWGNGYTVRFGINFVDYKDNLKRHQKLSAHWFRNFLKKY from the exons ATGAGTATGGGTATGGCAATTTCATTCCATGGCAATAGAGGTTTTGTTCTCCTCCTTGGTGTTTTGGCTCTTCTTGTTAGCAACTCATGCTCCGACGACGTTGCGTCGCTAAACCGGAGTAGTTTTCCGGCAGGTTTCATCTTTGGGACTGCCTCCGCTTCTTACCAG TATGAAGGTGCTGCAAATGAAGGTGGCAAGGGACCAAGTACATGGGACACCTTAACTCATAAACACCCAG AAAAAATACAAGACAGAAGTAATGGAGATGTAGCGGTTGATCAGTATCATCGTTATAAG gaAGATGTTGGGATCATGAAGTATATGAATACGGATGCTTACAGATTCTCCATTTCTTGGTCAAGAATATTGCCGA AAGGAAAAATTAGTTCGGGTATAAATCAAGAAGGAATCAAATATTACAACAACCTTATCAACGAGCTTCTGGCTAATG GTCTACAACCATTTGTGACCCTTTTCCATTGGGATCTTCCCCAAGCCTTACAAGATGAGTACAGTGGCTTCTACAGCCCTAATATAAT AAAGGACTTTCAAGATTATTCAGAGTTGTGCTTTAAAGAATTTGGAGACAGAGTGAAACATTGGATTACACTTAACGAACCATGGAGTTATTGTTATGGTTTAGATAAGCCTTATCTCGCCGCACACTACCAACTCCTTGCTCATGCCGCTGCAGTCCAAATTTATAAAGCTAAATATCag GTTTCTCAGAAAGGTTTGATAGGCATCACGTTAAATTCTAATTGGTTCTTGCCATACACAAACAACAATTTGGATATCCTTGCTGCTCAACGAGCTCTTGATTTCATGTTTGGATG gttTATGGAACCAATAACAAGAGGAAAGTATCCAAAATCCATGCAGCAATATGTGGGAAGCCGGTTACCAAGTTTCAGCAAAGAGCAATCTAAGCAACTTATAG CTGAGCGAAATGGGATACCCATTGGGCCAAGG GCTGCTTCAACTTGGCTATATGTATATCCAAAGGGAATTCGAGAGATATTGTTGTACACAAAGAAAACATATAACAACCCTTTGATTTACATCACAGAAAATGGTATCGATGAGTTCAATGATCCAACACTACCACTTGAAGAGGCCCTCATGGATACTTTTAGAATTGACTATTATTATCGCCATCTTTATTATGTTTCAACCGCAATCAA GGATGGAGtgaatataaaagggtattttgcATGGTCACTATTGGACAACTTTGAATGGGGCAATGGTTACACCGTGCGTTTTGGAATTAACTTTGTTGATTATAAAGATAATTTGAAAAGGCACCAAAAACTTTCTGCTCATTGGTTTAggaattttcttaaaaaatattag